A stretch of Kyrpidia spormannii DNA encodes these proteins:
- the udk gene encoding uridine kinase encodes MRSPGTGPKRRRPVLIGIAGGTGSGKSTVARAISRHIHRRNLAIVEQDAYYRDQSHLPLEERKRVNYDHPDAFDSDLLYDHVCKLLRRQPIEKPVYSFEQHVRLPETVHVEARDVIVLEGILVLDDKRLRDLMDIKIYVDTDPDVRVIRRILRDVRYRGRTIEAVIHQYLTVVRPMHLEFVEPTKRYADLIIPEGGRNQVAVDILVAKIRSMIGRTDSRC; translated from the coding sequence GTGCGGTCACCGGGCACTGGACCGAAGCGGAGGCGCCCGGTGCTGATCGGGATCGCCGGGGGAACCGGATCGGGGAAATCGACGGTGGCCCGGGCCATTTCCCGGCATATCCACCGAAGAAACTTGGCCATCGTCGAACAAGACGCGTATTATCGCGATCAAAGTCATTTGCCATTAGAAGAGCGCAAGCGGGTAAACTACGACCATCCGGACGCCTTCGACAGCGACCTGCTGTACGACCACGTTTGCAAACTTTTGCGGAGGCAGCCCATCGAGAAACCCGTGTATTCCTTTGAGCAACACGTTCGCCTCCCGGAGACGGTTCATGTGGAAGCCCGGGACGTCATTGTACTGGAGGGGATCCTGGTACTGGACGATAAACGGCTGCGGGATCTGATGGATATTAAGATCTATGTGGACACCGATCCCGACGTCCGGGTGATTCGGCGCATCTTACGGGATGTTCGTTATCGTGGACGAACCATTGAGGCGGTCATCCATCAGTATCTGACGGTGGTGCGCCCCATGCATCTGGAGTTTGTCGAGCCGACGAAGCGGTATGCCGATCTGATTATCCCAGAAGGCGGTCGGAATCAGGTGGCGGTGGACA